The DNA region AATTACTTTATCTCTCAAAAAGACACTATGCTTTTTAAGCTTCCTTTGCGGCTTAGTGCCTTTATACACAAAAAACTTTTTTAAGAACACGTTCTTGTGCAGACCCTGGGGGCTCAGCTCAGTGTCGGTTGGTAAATCCCCGCTGATTAATCTGTTTCAATTATGTAATCCGAAGGTTTTTCCGGTGCATCATGCTCATTAAAAAAATAATAACAAAAATTTAACAAAATGTGTGCGAACACACTAATATAATTATATTTGTATCAAGGTGTTTATGTTAATTTAATGTGTTCGTAAACATTCTGCCGGTCACAACGTATAAACGAAAATAAATGTCATATAATATCTCTGAAATAGTATCCAATTTTTGCATTGAAGGAAATGTCGCAGCTATTATTCCGTATGGGTCCGGGCACATAAACGATACATTTTATTTAAAAAATACAAATCCGGGTTTGCCGGGGTACTTGCTTCAGCGAATCAATCATCATGTGTTTGAAAACGTTCCGGCGTTGATGAAAAATATACAATTAGTAACAGATCATTTAAAAGAAAAATTGACCAGTATCCCGGGTTCAAGCCCCGATAAAGAAGTACTGACAATAGTTTCGGCTAAAGACCAACAGTGCTTTTTTTGTGATGAAACAGGTAATTACTGGAGAATGTATTGTTTTTTGAAGGATACCAAGAGTTATGACATAGTATTAACCGAGCAGCAAGCTTATGAAGGCGGCAAAGCATTTGGAAAATTTCAGTTACTGTTGTCAGATCTTGATAGCGCATTGCTTTACGAAACCATACCAGGCTTTCATAACATCACCATGCGGCTTGATCGTTTAAACAAAGCGGTATTGGCTGACCCGAAAAACCGGATTAAGGATGTTTTGACTGAGTTGTCGTTTATAATTGAAAGAGCAGATCTGATGGCTACCATCATGAATTTGGGGAAGGAAGGGAAATTGCCGCTACGTATTATTCATAACGATACCAAATTCAATAACATATTGCTTGATATGAATGATCATGAACAATGTGTAATAGACCTGGATACGGTTATGCCCGGCTATGTGGCATATGATTTTGGCGATGCCATCCGCACTATTATCAACACCGCGCCCGAGGATGAGAAAGATCTTACAAAGATAGAGCTAAACATCCCCCTGTTTAAAGCTTATGCAGAGGGGTATTTTGAGTATGCCGGTAGCTTTTTGTCAGATACAGAAGTTAAATCGCTTTCGATGGGAGTTTTATTAATACCCTATATGCAGGGTGTGCGTTTCCTGACGGATTTTATAGAAGGTGATGTTTATTACAAGATCCACTCTCCTGAACATAATTTACAGCGAGCCAGGGCGCAGTTCGAGCTGCTTAGCAAGCTTGAGAAAAATTACGATGTTTTTGATCAGATAATTCATAACACAGCAAAAAAGCACATACAGATAACAACCGAAATTAAATAATGGAACTTACAGTAGCATTTTTAGAAGATGTGGACAAAAGCAGCCCTATTGAACACATATCTGTTTTGTTAGACGAGCAGGAGAAGCACCTTGTTGGAATTGTA from Mucilaginibacter sp. SJ includes:
- a CDS encoding phosphotransferase enzyme family protein produces the protein MSYNISEIVSNFCIEGNVAAIIPYGSGHINDTFYLKNTNPGLPGYLLQRINHHVFENVPALMKNIQLVTDHLKEKLTSIPGSSPDKEVLTIVSAKDQQCFFCDETGNYWRMYCFLKDTKSYDIVLTEQQAYEGGKAFGKFQLLLSDLDSALLYETIPGFHNITMRLDRLNKAVLADPKNRIKDVLTELSFIIERADLMATIMNLGKEGKLPLRIIHNDTKFNNILLDMNDHEQCVIDLDTVMPGYVAYDFGDAIRTIINTAPEDEKDLTKIELNIPLFKAYAEGYFEYAGSFLSDTEVKSLSMGVLLIPYMQGVRFLTDFIEGDVYYKIHSPEHNLQRARAQFELLSKLEKNYDVFDQIIHNTAKKHIQITTEIK